Below is a window of Tolypothrix bouteillei VB521301 DNA.
TCTCAGCACCACAAAATAGTTATCGAAGCAGAAGAAAGACTTCAAGAAACTTGCAGTCAATGTAAATTTTTCGGTAGTTGTAGCGGTTATCCAATCGCCGAAGGAAATCGACAATATAATGAGATGAATTCAGACGGTTCGATTAAGTGTATTGTTGATAAAGGAATTCGACAATATATTGAGTATCGTCTGTTTGAAATGGGAATTATCGATCTAGATAGAGGATATGTAAAATTGGAACGATTGGATCTCAATCGCCAAAGTTCGCCCAGTTTAGCTTATATTTAGATGTTTAGCATTGTCAACTTGAATGTATTTTCCTATTAAAAGTTGCCTTTTTCAAGATATACTAGCGCCATATTTCGAGGAGTGCAACTATGGTGAGCCAGCGTTTGGGCAAACTGTGGTCGTTTGGCTTTATCAGTTTGTGTTTCTGCTTGGGTATTAGTATAGGATTATTCATTCGCTTTGGACAGTTACAGCGATCGCAAGCTGCAACTACATCCACAGATACATTGCCAGTTCCTTTCTCTGTACCCGAATTTCCAACCTCAGATACCATAACAATCCAAGCAGTTGGAGACATTATTCCAGGAACAAACTATCCTAACTACAGGTTACCAAGCGATCGCAACCAACTGCTGCCACAATCTGTACGAGCGTATTTGCAAAGAGCAGACATTTTATTTGGTAACTTTGAAACTAGCTTAACCAACTACCCCTACAGCGCCAAAGACATCAGCCGGGGACAAGTATTTGCCTTTCGTTCCCCACCCTCCTACGCTCAACTGTTTGCTGATGTTGGATTTGATGTTATGAACATAGCCAACAATCATGCACGAGATTTTGGTTTCATAGGGTTCCGAGACACAGTCAAGCACCTTAAAGAGGTTGGCATAGACACATTAGGACATAAAAATCAAATTCTTGTATTAGAACTTGATAATATTCGAGTGGCAATGATTGGGTTTGCTCCCTACGAACATTACAATTCCATTCACGACCTAGATACAGCCAAAGCACTCGTAGAAGAAGCTAAAAGAAATGCCAACATAGTCATTGTGTCAATGCATGCAGGAGCCGAGGGCACCAGTGCATTAAACGTCAAAAACAAAACCGAGTATTTCTATGGAGAAAATCGAGGAAATTCCATCAAGTTTGCGAGAACAATGATTGATGCAGGAGCAGATTTAGTTCTCGGACACGGTCCCCACGTTCCGCGAGCAATGGAAATCTATAATGATAAACTCATTGCATACTCTTTAGGAAATTTTTTGGGATATCGAACGCTATCCACAGTAGCCCAAACAGGGTACTCAATGATTTTAGAAGTTAAGCTTAATTCTCAGGGAAATTTGGTAGGAAGTAAAATTATCCCCGTTCGTTTAGATCGGCAAGGAATTCCCCGCATCGATCAACGCTTCCATACAGTAGGACTTTTACGTCATTTAATTAGTAAAGATTTTCCCAACCAACAAGTCAAAATTAATAAGAAAGGCGAAATTGTTTTAGAAGATAGCAATTTAGTTGCCGAAAAAGAATAAATTGGTTGAAAATCGGACAGGCGAGAACGCCCATCCCACATCCCTAGGTTCCTTGTTTTCTCGCTCCCAGGTTCTACCTGGGAATGCACATTTCGAGGCTCTGCCTCAACTTCGTGTCAGGCGTGGGGCTTCTGACCGATTATGCCCGTTGTACAATCTCTCGATTTAAAACCTGATTGAGCTTTCCACTGCGAAAACCTTCCAAATCAAGAGTAACGAATAGAAAACCAAATCCCTGAAAAGTAGAAACGAGTGACTGCAAATCTGTCTTAGCGACAAAGTCTTTAATTTCTTCTGGTGGCAATTCTATCCGTGCTATATCTCCTTGAGATCGAACTCGCAAGCTGTTGTAACCTAGCTTTCTTAAATATATTTCTGCCCTCCCGACTCGTTGCAGCTTGGCTACAGTGATCTCTTCACCGTAGGGAAAGCGAGAACTAAGACAAGGTTGTGCGGGTTTATCCCACCAAGGTAAACCAAGTTCTTGGGAAAGTTGCCGCACTTGGGCTTTTGTCATACCAACTTCTGCTAGAGGAGAACGTGCGCCTCTTTCCTTTGCAGCCTGAATTCCCGGACGGTAATCACGTAAATCATCAGCATTCACACCATCTACCACATAAGGATATCCCAATGCAGTCGCAAGGGGCTTGAGTGTATCGTGCAGTTCGCTTTTACAAAAATAGCATCGGTTAATTGGGTTAGAAGTATAGTCGGGATTTTCCATTTCGCGTGTTTGAACAATTCTATGACTAATCCCAATAGTTGCCGCTTGAATTTTAGCGTCCTCCAACTCCTCCGGTAACAGCGAAGGGGAAACTGCTGTGACAGCTAAAGCACGTTCACCCAAAACATCACACGCAACCTTAGCGACCAAAGTACTATCAACCCCCCCAGAGTAGGCAATTAATGCCTTATCCATCTCTAGAAAGATGCTTTTTAGTGTTTCAAGTTTTTCTGCAAGCATTTTAGTCAACAACCCCCATAGTAGCACCCAATCAATTTCATTGTAGAAGGGTATCGAAGGGAATGAGAGGTCAGGTGGATACCGACCACAAATATTGCGCGGTGGGTGGTGCCAACCCAATAAAAATCAATAATTTTAGATAGCCAAAGGGAGTAGTTATCTCCGCTTTTGCACAAATCAGGTAATATTCTCTAGATACTCCGAATCAGTAGTTGGAGGAGTTTGTGACAAAATTATGAATTTACAATTTGCTCAATTGATTGTTAATGGTATTGCTGTGGGAAGTATTATTGCTTTAGCAGCAGTTGGACTAACGCTAACTCTGGGAATTTTACGGTTATCTAACTTTGCTCATGGTGATTTTTTGACTTTAGGAGCTTACTTAACATTTGTACTGAATACATTATTTAAGCTGAATATTTGGTTATCTATGGTAATAGCAGCAATTGGTACAGTTGCTGCAATGCTTTTAGCGGAAAAGCTGCTGTGGTCGAGAATGCGCTCTATCCGTGCGAGTTCTACAACATTCATTATTATTTCCATTGGGTTAGCATTATTTATCCGCAATGGTATTATCTTTATCTGGGGCGGAAGTAACAAAAATTACGATTTGCCTGTTAGTTCTGCTATGGATGTTGGTGGTTTAAAAATACCCCCCAATCAACTGTTGGTTTTTGTTTTGGCTATAGTGGTTATTTTGGTGTTGCACTACGTTCTGCAAAATACCAAAATTGGTAAAGCAATGCGAGCAGTTGCTGACGATTTAGACTTAGCTAGGGTCTCTGGTATTAATGTTGACCAAGTGATTCTGTGGACTTGGACGATCGCTGGTAGCCTAACATCTCTCGGTGGTAGTATGTACGGCTTAATTACAGCCGTGCGTCCAAATATGGGGTGGTTTTTAATCTTACCCTTATTTGCAGCGGTTATTTTAGGAGGTATTGGCAATCCTTATGGTGCGATCGCAGCTGCTTTTATCATCGGTATTGCTCAAGAAGCTAGCACGCCTCTACTTGGTTCTCAGTACAAACAAGGTGTCGCATTATTTATCATGATTTTGGTGCTGCTTGTTCGTCCCAAAGGATTATTCAAAGGAACGATATAAAAGGGATTGGAGATTGGAGATTGTAAATGAGCTAATCAATACCCAATTGCTCATCCCCAATTTCCAATCCCTTTCATCTACTTGAACGTCTTACACTAGAATATGAAAATAAAAGGCAGCGACAAGAAAGTTAATTGCTAACAGTAGTACAGCCCAACCTGTGCGGAAGGGGTAAGGCGCTGTAGCTCCAGTTTTAGCAACGTCTTCGCCTACTTTTTTCTTACCTTCATTAGCCATCGCATTCTCTCCTAATTTAAAGACTTATTAACAGATACCAAATATCTGTCATATTTAGCAAAATTCGTTAGAAATATTTGTCAGACGCTGTTAATTGTCTCCCGCATGATAGGAACTGCGAACTAAAGGTCCGGAACGAACATGGCTAAATCCCATATCTTGAGCGACTTTGCCTAATTCATCAAACTCTTCTGGTGTCCAATACTTTTGTACTGGCAAATGTTCTAAAGACGGACGCATATACTGACCGATAGTTATACGATCGCATCCCACTTTACGCAAATCCACCATCGTTTCAATAATTTCCTCTCTCGTTTCCCCGTGTCCTAGCATCAATCCTGATTTTGTAGGAATGATAGGGTCAATGTCTTTAACCACTTGCAGGACAAAAAGCGAGCGATCGTATTTCGCCCCCCGACGTACTGGTCCTTGTAAACGTCGTACTGTTTCAATGTTGTGATTGTAACAGGCTGGTTTGGCTTGCACTATTGTCTTGATGCGATCGCGCTGACCTTCCTCACCAGCACCCACACCACCCCAAAAATCTGGTGTCAGTACTTCGATTTGAGTTTCTGGGTTCATTTGGCGAATCGTCTCCATCGTCTTCACAAAGTGACCCGCCCCTTGGTCTGGTAAATCGTCACGAGCAACAGAAGTCAGCACCACGTAACGCAATTCTAAGAGCTGCACTGCTTCTGCAACCTTTTGAGGTTCCTCCAAGTCAACAGGCATTGGTGCGTGACCTTTATCCACTTGACAAAAAGCACAAGATCTAGTGCAGGTAGGCCCCATAAGTAAAAAAGTAGCAGTTTGTTGGGCGTAACACTCACCCCGATTCGGGCAGCGTCCTTCTTCGCAAATGGTGTGAATTTGACGTTGCCTGATAATCCGTTGTACCGTTGAGAGTTCGCTAGCTTTACCAATCGGGCGGCGCAACCATGAAGGCATTGCCATAATTTCAGTTTTAATTTGAGATGGCTCTAAAGCAGTCATAAATCATTCAAAATTTTGCTAAACGCAGTTGCCTGAGGCGATTTTTGAGAAAAATTGTACCTCTATAGGGGCGCAAGACCTCCATATTCCTACAATAGGTTACTGATTCATTCGTCGGTAATTTATTTTCAGAAAATCACCTAAGTATTACTTTGCCACAATCACAGAGTTAAGACCGCTGTTTGTTACGTATGACACTTCAAGTATTGTCACTTCTATCGGAAATTACTCTCCCCCGATCCAGAGATATGTTGGGTATAGTGGGAGAATTCTTGACGCCCAAGGGCGCAACTACCATATAAACCTAAAGTTTCTATTAGAGCAAACAGTCGTGACAAGTAACAAAATTTTAGTTATCGATGACACTACAGTTGTCAGGGTAAAAGTACGAGAAATGTTACCACCAGGAAACTTCCAAGTTTTGGAAGCAAAAGATGGTGTAGAGGGATTGAATTTAATTCGTCAGGAAAAACTGAGCCTGATTATGCTAGATTTCCTACTTCCTAAGAAAAATGGCTGGGAAGTGTTTCAAGAGCTCCAAGCCAATAGTGATTTGAGGAAGATTCCTTTAGTCATCATGTCTGGTCGTAAAGAAGAGGTGACGGAGAAAATCCCCGAACCTTTTGAATATTTTGAGTTTCTTGGAAAACCTTTTGACCAAAAGCAACTCATTGGCGCAATCAAGTCCGCCATGACCAAGGCTAAACAACCACGTCCCGAACCAGCCCAGGTAGCAGTCGCAGCCACCTCCAACGGAGTCGCAGCTACCTCCAATGGAGTCGCAGCTACTTCCAATGGAGTCGCAGCTACTTCTAATGGAACCAGTGCAGTTACCTCTACTGAGTCTGGGTCTTCGGCTGCAGAAATCCAAGCATTAAATGAAAAAATTGCCAAAATGCAGGCAGAAATTGATGCTTTGAAAAAACAACTCAATCAAGTTGTAACTTTTATCAAACAAAAAGTTAAATAGCGATCGGTATCGTGAGGATATGTCTCTAACGCTGTACTTAACATAGAGTACGGCGTTTAGATTTTTGTTGACTAACTCACTGGGCTAAAGCCACAGAGATTCTTTTCGGACATCATGCATACAGACAAGAGCCTACGGTGGTCAAAGCACCATCTAGACTGTCTTCCCAATTCTCAAACTGGGTTCGAGTTTACTTGAACCGTTTGACACTTTTACAGTTTCCTTTCGGGTCGTGTCT
It encodes the following:
- a CDS encoding CapA family protein; amino-acid sequence: MVSQRLGKLWSFGFISLCFCLGISIGLFIRFGQLQRSQAATTSTDTLPVPFSVPEFPTSDTITIQAVGDIIPGTNYPNYRLPSDRNQLLPQSVRAYLQRADILFGNFETSLTNYPYSAKDISRGQVFAFRSPPSYAQLFADVGFDVMNIANNHARDFGFIGFRDTVKHLKEVGIDTLGHKNQILVLELDNIRVAMIGFAPYEHYNSIHDLDTAKALVEEAKRNANIVIVSMHAGAEGTSALNVKNKTEYFYGENRGNSIKFARTMIDAGADLVLGHGPHVPRAMEIYNDKLIAYSLGNFLGYRTLSTVAQTGYSMILEVKLNSQGNLVGSKIIPVRLDRQGIPRIDQRFHTVGLLRHLISKDFPNQQVKINKKGEIVLEDSNLVAEKE
- the larE gene encoding ATP-dependent sacrificial sulfur transferase LarE, with amino-acid sequence MLAEKLETLKSIFLEMDKALIAYSGGVDSTLVAKVACDVLGERALAVTAVSPSLLPEELEDAKIQAATIGISHRIVQTREMENPDYTSNPINRCYFCKSELHDTLKPLATALGYPYVVDGVNADDLRDYRPGIQAAKERGARSPLAEVGMTKAQVRQLSQELGLPWWDKPAQPCLSSRFPYGEEITVAKLQRVGRAEIYLRKLGYNSLRVRSQGDIARIELPPEEIKDFVAKTDLQSLVSTFQGFGFLFVTLDLEGFRSGKLNQVLNREIVQRA
- a CDS encoding branched-chain amino acid ABC transporter permease, which produces MNLQFAQLIVNGIAVGSIIALAAVGLTLTLGILRLSNFAHGDFLTLGAYLTFVLNTLFKLNIWLSMVIAAIGTVAAMLLAEKLLWSRMRSIRASSTTFIIISIGLALFIRNGIIFIWGGSNKNYDLPVSSAMDVGGLKIPPNQLLVFVLAIVVILVLHYVLQNTKIGKAMRAVADDLDLARVSGINVDQVILWTWTIAGSLTSLGGSMYGLITAVRPNMGWFLILPLFAAVILGGIGNPYGAIAAAFIIGIAQEASTPLLGSQYKQGVALFIMILVLLVRPKGLFKGTI
- a CDS encoding photosystem I protein PsaX; this translates as MANEGKKKVGEDVAKTGATAPYPFRTGWAVLLLAINFLVAAFYFHILV
- the lipA gene encoding lipoyl synthase, giving the protein MTALEPSQIKTEIMAMPSWLRRPIGKASELSTVQRIIRQRQIHTICEEGRCPNRGECYAQQTATFLLMGPTCTRSCAFCQVDKGHAPMPVDLEEPQKVAEAVQLLELRYVVLTSVARDDLPDQGAGHFVKTMETIRQMNPETQIEVLTPDFWGGVGAGEEGQRDRIKTIVQAKPACYNHNIETVRRLQGPVRRGAKYDRSLFVLQVVKDIDPIIPTKSGLMLGHGETREEIIETMVDLRKVGCDRITIGQYMRPSLEHLPVQKYWTPEEFDELGKVAQDMGFSHVRSGPLVRSSYHAGDN
- a CDS encoding response regulator, with translation MTSNKILVIDDTTVVRVKVREMLPPGNFQVLEAKDGVEGLNLIRQEKLSLIMLDFLLPKKNGWEVFQELQANSDLRKIPLVIMSGRKEEVTEKIPEPFEYFEFLGKPFDQKQLIGAIKSAMTKAKQPRPEPAQVAVAATSNGVAATSNGVAATSNGVAATSNGTSAVTSTESGSSAAEIQALNEKIAKMQAEIDALKKQLNQVVTFIKQKVK